A region of the Candidatus Neomarinimicrobiota bacterium genome:
CATCCCGCTAACCGTTGAAAGGAGCGCACATGGCCTCAGCTGACGTAATGAAACCGGTCAAAGACGGCGGCGTCGCCGCCTCTCAGGATGGGCCCCAGACACCCGCCAGCATCCTGCATCGTGTGGTGGACGAGGGCATTGAAAATATTGACTATCGCTTCATCGATATCCAGGGCACCTGGCACCATTTCACCACCCCCGTGGGCCAGCTCAGCAGGTCGGTTTTTGTCGATGGCGTGGGCTTTGACGGCTCCTCCATCCGCACCTGGAAAGAGATCCACGAGAGCGACATGCTGGTGTTGCCCGATCCCAAGACCGCCCGCATCGACCCCTTCTTCAAGCATAAGACCCTGGTGATGATCTGCGACATCATTGATACCGTGACCCGGGAGGTCTACCATCGCGATCCCCGCACCGTGGCCAAGAAATGCATCGACTACCTACGCTCCACCGGCATCGGCGACCAGGCCTATTTTGGCCCGGAGGCCGAGTTCTTCGTCTTTGATGAGATTCGCTTTTCCAACCCCACCGACGGCTCCGGCGCGGCTTACACCATCAACTCCAGCGAGGCCCACTGGAACAGCGGCAAGGAGTCCGATCTGGGCAACCTGGCCTTCAAGATTCGCGCCAAAGGGGGCTATTTCCCCACACCGCCCGCTGATACGCTGCAGGACTATCGTGCCGATGTGGCCCAAACCCTGGAGGCTATGGGTATCGAAGTGGAGGCCCTGCACCACGAAGTGGCCTCTGCCGGTCAGTGCGAGATCGACATGCGCTTTCAGTCCCTCGTCGACATGGCCGACAACCTGCAGTGGTTCAAGTACGTCGTCAAGAACACCGCCCGCGCCTACGGCAAGACAGCCACCTTTATGCCCAAGCCCGTGTTCAACGACAACGGCTCGGGCATGCACGTCCATATCTCCATCTGGATGGGCGAGACCAATCTGTTTGCCGGCGACGTCTACGGCGGTCTGTCGGACCTGGCCCTGCACTTTGTGGGTGGACTGGTGAAGCACGCCCGGGCGCTGATTGCCATCACCAACCCCACCACCAACAGTTACAAGCGGCTGGTGCCCGGATTCGAGGCGCCGGTGAATATGGCCTATTCGGCGCGCAACCGCTCCGCGGCCATCCGCATCCCCACCTACTCCAGCAACCCCCAGACCAAGCGCATTGAGTTCCGCACACCCGATAATTCGTGCAACGCCTACCTGGGCTTCGCGGCGCTGATCATGGCCGGCCTGGACGGCATCCAAAACAAGATCGATCCCGGCAAGCCCTTCGATCAGGACATTTTCTTCACCTCCGCCCGGGACTTGGAGGGCGTCGTCACCGCCCCTATGAGCCTGGACAGCGCCCTGGACGCGCTGGAGGCCGACAACGCGTGGTTGCTTAAGGGCGATGTCTTCACGGCCGACCTCATCGAGACTTTCATTGATTACAAGCGGCGGGAGGAGGTGGACATGATGCGCCAGCGGCCACACCCCTTCGAATTCGAACTCTACCACGACTGCTGATCGCCCGTTGGCGGGGTGGACCCCTCCCCCCTGCCGGGGCCACCTTCACCGACGGAGAGGGTGGCCCAAACATGG
Encoded here:
- the glnA gene encoding type I glutamate--ammonia ligase; the protein is MKPVKDGGVAASQDGPQTPASILHRVVDEGIENIDYRFIDIQGTWHHFTTPVGQLSRSVFVDGVGFDGSSIRTWKEIHESDMLVLPDPKTARIDPFFKHKTLVMICDIIDTVTREVYHRDPRTVAKKCIDYLRSTGIGDQAYFGPEAEFFVFDEIRFSNPTDGSGAAYTINSSEAHWNSGKESDLGNLAFKIRAKGGYFPTPPADTLQDYRADVAQTLEAMGIEVEALHHEVASAGQCEIDMRFQSLVDMADNLQWFKYVVKNTARAYGKTATFMPKPVFNDNGSGMHVHISIWMGETNLFAGDVYGGLSDLALHFVGGLVKHARALIAITNPTTNSYKRLVPGFEAPVNMAYSARNRSAAIRIPTYSSNPQTKRIEFRTPDNSCNAYLGFAALIMAGLDGIQNKIDPGKPFDQDIFFTSARDLEGVVTAPMSLDSALDALEADNAWLLKGDVFTADLIETFIDYKRREEVDMMRQRPHPFEFELYHDC